A stretch of Lysobacter sp. K5869 DNA encodes these proteins:
- a CDS encoding helix-turn-helix transcriptional regulator, whose amino-acid sequence MSDPLLARERLDAVDAPFLLALRLSAQGVRETPEHAHARGQLFGAHRGLLSVGTARGVWLVPASDAVWVPPRQPHSLRSHGPAFDGWSVYVAEAACAALPAEPCALAVSPLLRATVERAAQWPVQVRLEPAQDRLARVLLDEIALAAAGAGPDRLGLPMPEDPRLLRVARALADRPADPRGLAAWAEVAHLSERSLTRRFAAQTGYSLLQWRQRARLLRALERLAAGEAVTAVALELGYDSVSAFAAMFRRHLGASPSQYLRDLQGG is encoded by the coding sequence ATGTCCGATCCTTTGCTCGCGCGCGAACGTCTCGACGCCGTCGACGCACCGTTCCTGCTCGCGCTGCGCCTGAGCGCGCAAGGCGTGCGCGAGACGCCCGAGCACGCGCACGCGCGCGGCCAGTTGTTCGGCGCCCATCGCGGCTTGCTCAGCGTGGGCACCGCGCGCGGGGTGTGGCTGGTGCCGGCCAGCGACGCGGTGTGGGTGCCGCCGCGGCAGCCGCACTCGCTGCGTTCGCACGGGCCGGCCTTCGACGGCTGGAGCGTGTACGTGGCCGAAGCGGCGTGCGCCGCGTTGCCGGCTGAACCCTGTGCGCTGGCCGTGTCGCCGTTGTTGCGCGCGACGGTCGAACGGGCGGCGCAGTGGCCGGTCCAGGTGAGGCTGGAACCGGCCCAGGACCGGCTGGCGCGGGTGCTGCTCGACGAGATCGCCCTGGCCGCGGCCGGCGCCGGCCCCGACCGGCTCGGCCTGCCGATGCCGGAGGATCCGCGCCTGCTGCGGGTCGCCCGCGCCCTGGCCGACCGGCCGGCCGACCCGCGCGGCCTGGCCGCCTGGGCCGAGGTCGCGCACCTGTCCGAGCGCAGCCTGACCCGCCGCTTCGCCGCCCAGACCGGCTACAGCCTGCTGCAATGGCGCCAGCGCGCGCGGCTGCTGCGGGCGCTGGAGCGGCTGGCGGCGGGCGAGGCGGTGACGGCGGTGGCGCTGGAACTGGGCTACGACAGCGTCAGCGCGTTCGCGGCGATGTTCCGGCGCCATTTGGGGGCGTCGCCGAGCCAGTACCTGCGCGATCTGCAGGGCGGGTGA
- a CDS encoding co-chaperone GroES, with product MNLKPLYDRVVVKPIEADEVSAGGIIIPDAAKEKSTKGEIVAVGPGKALDNGSVRAPQLKVGDKVIYGQYAGSSYKQDGVEYKVLREDDVLAIVG from the coding sequence ATGAATCTCAAGCCGCTCTACGACCGCGTTGTCGTCAAGCCGATCGAAGCCGACGAAGTCTCCGCCGGCGGGATCATCATCCCCGACGCCGCCAAGGAAAAGTCGACCAAGGGCGAAATCGTCGCCGTCGGTCCGGGCAAGGCGCTGGACAACGGCAGCGTGCGCGCGCCGCAGCTGAAGGTCGGCGACAAGGTCATCTACGGCCAGTACGCGGGCAGCAGCTACAAGCAGGACGGCGTCGAGTACAAGGTCCTGCGCGAAGACGACGTTCTGGCGATCGTGGGCTGA
- the groL gene encoding chaperonin GroEL (60 kDa chaperone family; promotes refolding of misfolded polypeptides especially under stressful conditions; forms two stacked rings of heptamers to form a barrel-shaped 14mer; ends can be capped by GroES; misfolded proteins enter the barrel where they are refolded when GroES binds), whose product MAAKEIRFGEDARAKMVRGVNVLANAVKATLGPKGRNVVLEKSFGAPTITKDGVSVAKEIELADKFENMGAQMVKEVASKTSDNAGDGTTTATVLAQALIREGMKAVAAGMNPMDLKRGIDKAVTEAVVELKKLSKPSSTSKEIAQVGAISANSDHNIGDLIAQAMDKVGKEGVITVEDGSGLENELDVVEGMQFDRGYLSPYFINNQQSMQAELDDPFILLHDKKISNVRDLLPVLEGVAKAGKPLLIVAEEVEGEALATLVVNTIRGIVKVCAVKAPGFGDRRKAMLEDMAVLTGGTVISEEVGLQLEKATIKDLGRAKKIQVSKENTTIIDGAGDSSGIEARIKQIKAQIEETSSDYDREKLQERVAKLAGGVAVIKVGAATEVEMKEKKARVEDALHATRAAVEEGIVPGGGVALIRAKAAIAGLKGINEDQNHGIAIALRAMEAPLREIVTNAGEEPSVILNKVIEGKGAYGYNAATGEYVDMIEAGILDPTKVTRTALQNAASIAGLMITTEAMVAELPKKDEPAMPGAGGMGGMGGMDF is encoded by the coding sequence ATGGCTGCCAAAGAAATTCGTTTCGGTGAAGACGCTCGCGCCAAGATGGTGCGCGGCGTCAACGTGCTCGCCAATGCCGTCAAGGCCACCCTCGGTCCGAAGGGCCGCAACGTCGTGCTCGAGAAGAGCTTCGGCGCGCCGACCATCACCAAGGACGGCGTGTCCGTCGCCAAGGAAATCGAACTGGCCGACAAGTTCGAGAACATGGGCGCGCAGATGGTGAAGGAAGTCGCGTCCAAGACCTCCGATAACGCCGGCGACGGCACCACCACCGCGACCGTGCTGGCCCAGGCGCTGATCCGCGAAGGCATGAAGGCGGTCGCCGCCGGCATGAACCCGATGGACCTCAAGCGCGGCATCGACAAGGCCGTGACCGAGGCCGTGGTCGAGCTGAAGAAGCTGTCCAAGCCGTCCTCGACCTCGAAGGAAATCGCCCAGGTCGGCGCGATCTCGGCCAACTCGGACCACAACATCGGCGACCTGATCGCTCAGGCGATGGACAAGGTCGGCAAGGAAGGCGTGATCACCGTCGAAGACGGCTCGGGCCTGGAAAACGAACTCGACGTCGTCGAGGGCATGCAGTTCGACCGCGGCTACCTGTCGCCGTACTTCATCAACAACCAGCAGTCGATGCAGGCCGAACTGGACGACCCGTTCATCCTGCTGCACGACAAGAAGATCTCCAACGTGCGCGACCTGCTGCCGGTGCTGGAAGGCGTCGCCAAGGCCGGTAAGCCGCTGCTGATCGTCGCCGAGGAAGTCGAAGGCGAAGCGCTGGCGACCCTGGTGGTCAACACCATCCGCGGCATCGTCAAGGTCTGCGCCGTCAAGGCGCCGGGCTTCGGCGACCGTCGCAAGGCGATGCTGGAAGACATGGCCGTCCTCACCGGCGGCACCGTGATCTCCGAGGAAGTCGGCCTGCAGCTCGAAAAGGCCACGATCAAGGATCTCGGCCGCGCCAAGAAGATCCAGGTCTCGAAGGAAAACACCACGATCATCGACGGCGCCGGCGACAGCTCGGGCATCGAAGCGCGCATCAAGCAGATCAAGGCGCAGATCGAAGAGACCTCGTCGGACTACGACCGCGAGAAGCTGCAAGAGCGCGTGGCCAAGCTGGCCGGCGGCGTTGCGGTGATCAAGGTCGGCGCCGCCACCGAAGTCGAGATGAAGGAAAAGAAGGCTCGCGTCGAAGACGCGCTGCACGCCACCCGCGCGGCCGTGGAAGAAGGCATCGTCCCGGGCGGCGGCGTCGCGCTGATCCGCGCCAAGGCCGCGATCGCCGGTCTGAAGGGCATCAACGAAGACCAGAACCACGGCATCGCCATCGCCCTGCGCGCGATGGAAGCGCCGCTGCGCGAGATCGTGACCAATGCCGGCGAAGAGCCGTCGGTCATCCTCAACAAGGTCATCGAAGGCAAGGGCGCCTACGGCTACAACGCCGCCACCGGCGAGTACGTCGACATGATCGAAGCCGGCATCCTGGATCCGACCAAGGTCACCCGCACCGCGCTGCAGAACGCGGCCTCCATCGCCGGTCTGATGATCACGACCGAAGCCATGGTCGCCGAGCTGCCGAAGAAGGACGAGCCGGCGATGCCGGGCGCCGGCGGCATGGGCGGCATGGGCGGCATGGACTTCTGA
- a CDS encoding cupin domain-containing protein has product MSATSPARIAASLAELWSPRVVAEVDDAYVKVARVHGTLAWHAHADEDEMFYVLKGRLRIEMEERTVELGEGELFVVPKGVRHNPVADEECHLLLIERKSTLHTGDVATEKTRSIDEQLRPVE; this is encoded by the coding sequence ATGTCCGCCACCTCCCCCGCCCGCATCGCCGCCTCGCTCGCCGAACTGTGGTCGCCGCGCGTCGTCGCCGAAGTCGACGACGCCTACGTCAAGGTCGCGCGCGTGCACGGCACGCTCGCCTGGCACGCGCACGCCGACGAGGACGAAATGTTCTACGTGCTCAAGGGCCGGCTGCGCATCGAGATGGAAGAGCGCACGGTCGAACTCGGCGAAGGCGAGTTGTTCGTCGTGCCCAAGGGCGTGCGCCACAACCCGGTCGCCGACGAGGAATGCCATCTGCTGCTGATCGAGCGCAAGAGCACGCTGCACACCGGCGATGTGGCGACCGAGAAGACGCGCTCGATCGACGAGCAGTTGCGGCCGGTGGAGTGA
- a CDS encoding alpha/beta hydrolase, which yields MRAWIGLLAGLALLGGSGCAVVKVKERGFGDFAAERNVDALSGGRLSAAASTALTTVGLDPSACARDPDPCIGQLRPLTSAEEWLATAAELQLLRMNALPATVGKAAESGAFKRSSRAAADLAQLAPDTAAQDPRTRAAVATARYAYAYLFATKRTPEQRVFEARQQQVLQYYNRAVEAIAQAAFTASSGHADQAAVDVGGLAVSAVLHGYDASDIQQDPTALLASDTLGFANLRAVYRRDGFGTALVAVFPRRGIGAPAPGGAMASKIAPAEGADAKRPNAPAPAYAKTAARDDVPYRDTRYLPVTATLRFDGQDLDGMLASQRAQLDVYNPYRIDSETIEGRKVPLAANFSAAYGVWLARSELARLSLTSLLRSKQERAFNPRVYLNQPYDPNKRVIVLIHGLASSPEAWVNLANEILGDESLRRRYQLWQVFYPTNIDMLSNRAAIADALQQTFSHYDPQGDDVASHDAVLVGHSMGGVIGRLLLSDSGDRVIDDILDGLDPKLIARVRADPVLHRMSVFKPMPQFGRAVFMASPQRGAVVTDGWPLRMVRKLIRLPLDVLQQTAELIQRYDVSESDLERLGLNKGKPPTGPDDLSPKSRFMHATRDLSIEPGLPYHVIVGQRDPKLPLAQSSDGVVPYQSAHMDGAVSEKVVTSGHSVQETPQAIAELRRILHEDMDTYESRGKR from the coding sequence ATGCGCGCGTGGATCGGATTGTTGGCGGGGCTGGCGCTGCTGGGCGGCAGCGGCTGCGCCGTGGTCAAGGTCAAGGAACGCGGCTTCGGCGACTTCGCCGCCGAGCGCAACGTCGATGCGCTCAGCGGCGGCCGGCTCAGCGCGGCCGCGTCGACCGCGCTGACCACGGTCGGGCTCGATCCGTCCGCGTGCGCGCGCGATCCCGATCCCTGCATCGGCCAACTGCGTCCGCTGACTTCGGCGGAAGAATGGCTGGCGACCGCGGCCGAACTGCAGTTGCTGCGCATGAACGCGTTGCCGGCGACCGTGGGCAAGGCCGCCGAATCCGGCGCGTTCAAGCGCTCCAGCCGCGCCGCCGCCGACTTGGCCCAACTCGCGCCGGACACCGCCGCGCAAGACCCGCGCACCCGCGCCGCGGTCGCCACCGCGCGTTACGCCTACGCCTATCTGTTCGCGACTAAGCGCACGCCCGAGCAGCGCGTGTTCGAAGCACGCCAGCAGCAGGTGCTGCAGTACTACAACCGCGCGGTCGAGGCGATCGCGCAGGCCGCGTTCACCGCCAGCTCCGGCCATGCCGATCAGGCCGCGGTCGATGTCGGCGGACTCGCGGTGAGCGCGGTGCTGCACGGTTACGACGCGTCCGACATCCAGCAGGATCCGACCGCGTTGCTGGCCTCCGACACGCTCGGCTTCGCCAACCTGCGCGCGGTGTACCGGCGCGACGGCTTCGGCACGGCCTTGGTCGCGGTGTTTCCGCGCCGCGGCATCGGCGCGCCGGCGCCGGGCGGCGCGATGGCGAGCAAGATCGCGCCGGCCGAAGGCGCCGATGCGAAGCGCCCGAACGCGCCGGCGCCGGCTTACGCCAAGACCGCCGCGCGCGACGACGTGCCTTACCGCGATACCCGCTATTTGCCGGTGACGGCGACGCTGCGTTTCGACGGCCAAGACCTCGACGGCATGCTCGCCAGCCAGCGCGCGCAGCTCGACGTCTACAACCCGTACCGCATCGACAGCGAAACCATCGAAGGCCGCAAGGTGCCGCTGGCGGCGAACTTCTCCGCGGCGTACGGCGTGTGGCTGGCGCGCTCGGAACTGGCGCGGCTGAGCTTGACCAGCCTGCTGCGCTCCAAGCAGGAGCGCGCGTTCAATCCGCGCGTCTACCTCAACCAGCCTTACGATCCGAACAAGCGCGTGATCGTGCTGATCCACGGTCTGGCCAGCAGTCCGGAAGCGTGGGTGAATCTGGCCAACGAAATCCTCGGCGACGAGAGCCTGCGCCGGCGTTATCAGCTGTGGCAGGTGTTCTATCCGACCAACATCGACATGCTGTCCAACCGCGCCGCCATCGCCGACGCCTTGCAGCAGACGTTCTCGCATTACGACCCGCAGGGCGACGATGTCGCCAGCCACGACGCCGTGCTGGTCGGCCACAGCATGGGCGGGGTGATCGGGCGCTTGCTGCTCAGCGACAGCGGCGACCGGGTGATCGACGACATTCTCGACGGGCTCGATCCGAAACTGATCGCGCGCGTGCGCGCCGACCCGGTCCTGCACCGGATGAGCGTGTTCAAGCCGATGCCGCAGTTCGGCCGCGCGGTGTTCATGGCCTCGCCGCAGCGCGGCGCGGTGGTCACCGACGGCTGGCCGTTGCGCATGGTGCGAAAGCTGATCCGGCTGCCGCTGGACGTGCTGCAGCAGACCGCCGAGCTGATCCAGCGCTACGACGTCAGCGAATCCGACCTGGAGCGGCTGGGCTTGAACAAGGGCAAGCCGCCGACCGGGCCGGACGATCTGAGCCCGAAATCGCGTTTCATGCACGCCACCCGCGATTTGAGCATCGAGCCCGGGCTGCCGTACCACGTGATCGTCGGCCAGCGCGATCCGAAGCTTCCGCTGGCGCAGTCCAGCGACGGCGTGGTGCCGTACCAGAGCGCGCACATGGACGGCGCGGTGTCGGAGAAAGTGGTGACCTCGGGCCACAGCGTGCAGGAAACGCCGCAGGCCATCGCCGAGTTGCGGCGGATCCTGCACGAGGACATGGACACCTACGAGAGCCGCGGCAAGCGCTGA